From Harpia harpyja isolate bHarHar1 chromosome 19, bHarHar1 primary haplotype, whole genome shotgun sequence, one genomic window encodes:
- the LOC128154792 gene encoding zinc finger CCCH domain-containing protein 11A-like gives MSKQGDDCYFYFYSTCNKGDSCSFRHCEAALGNERVCRLWREGRCFRTSCRFRHMEVEKKRSEIPCHWENQAAGCQKSNCAFRHTKGRYVDGRFFPPSKTTLPSPPESAEDAVKMAQASLQQNKLSVQSNPSPQLRGVMIVENSEKVPSPTHPPVVINAADDDEDGYFLLPEDQLSEEGGETKTAVQQPATEAPSGSRIISTRKCSANTKQEDNLNFGIKTVKEIKLKKLKEKTKNQGEGPSGVSVPPLQSRAVPVPEKEIVRTVVRTVTLSTKQGEEPVIQLNLGERMGKRKASIAGKSVLPLKRNLADRLGKKTEVLDSADKAAKRGTVQVPRSLKERLGLPSEQTSTETDKNWLLKKAAKPAGEIHVKTVEEIRLERAHRRRGEPQGKPQTEGRCKTEDPSSGARPSPAVRVKTFSGSLAEKNHKRLEGEKRKPEEFPTETKVERKPKKQSILAPSVLSQVRPAEPAGKAKPAGEVRVKTLEEIKREKALRMQQSGGKVPAPPAQPEPAPTGRRLLRITKLIAPGREEKKIVELSKPFPKAVSAPAESATNSKVQVKSLEEIMWEKRQLKQRQEEKLQKEAAAVPSPVEQAIKDKSRASGSPESSVVSGSAYQLPKRILVKSPGDGVESPGKGAAVSPGKRAAQLQEWKAETKWKVCLKPLDGKATFPTKQPLKRKAAESHPSAVAAVKPLSATGGDGKEPSAKKAAAIVPALPEDSLLSIRGREKPQASPELHLGSQADSVAQSEVTSSTSASSQVAVKTQQLSSTGAWEAPFSVEDDFEKFLWEISGGKLEDEVDVDPENEEDDFFMEIGELIDG, from the exons atgtctaagcaaggagacgactgctacttctatttctattccacctgtaacaag ggagacagctgttccttccgccactgtgaggctgctctgggcaatgagagagtgtgcaggctgtggcgggagggtcgctgtttcaggactagctgcaggttcagacacatggaagtcgaa aaaaaacgcagtgagattccttgccacTGGGAGAATCAagcagctggctgtcaaaaatccaactgcgcgttccgtcacacgaaaggacgttatgtcgacggacgcttcttcccgccaagcaaaa ctacgcttccaagtccccctgagtctgcagaagatgctgtgaaaatggctcaggcgtcactgcagcaaaacaaactttctgtccagtcaaatccctctccgcagctgaggggggtgatgatagtggaaaactctgaaaaggtcccaagtcctacgcatcctccagttgtaatcaatgctgcagatgatgatgaagatgggtactttttacttcctgaag accagctttctgaagaaggaggtgaaactaaaacagctgtccagcaaccggcaacagaagcccctagtggatcgcggataatttccactaggaaatgcagcgctaatacaaagcaag aggacaatttaaattttggaataaaaacagttaaagaaatcaaattgaagaaactaaaggaaaaaacaaaaaaccaaggtg AAGGTCCTTCAGGAGTTTCTGTTCCTCCGCTCCAATCTCGGGCTGTTCCTgtgccagaaaaggaaattgtacgGACGGTAGTGAGAACTGTGACTCTGTCTACAAAGCAAG gggaggagcctgtgattcaactgaaccttggtgagaggatgggaaaacggaaagcctccatag ctggtaaaagtgtccttccgctaaagcgcaaccttgctgacaggctggggaagaagacagaggttctggatagtgctgacaaagcagcaaagagaggtac agttcaagtccccaggtctctgaaggagaggctaggactgccctctgagcagaccagtacagagacagataagaactggctattaa AGAAGGCTGCTAAGCCAGCAGGAGAGATCCATGTGAAAACAGTGGAGGAAATTCGACTTGAGAGAGCTCATCGGAGACGAGGAGAACCTCAAGGGAAACCCCAGACTGAAGGACGTTGTAAAACAGAAGATCCCAGCTCGGGGGCAAGACCTTCCCCTGCAGTTCGTGTGAAAACTTTCTCAGGATccctggctgaaaaaaaccacaagcgaTTGGAAGGAGAGAAGCGAAAACCAGAAGAGTTTCCTACCGAGACAAAAGTTGAGAGGAAACCCAAGAAGCAGAGCATACTTGCTCCGTCTGTGCTCAGCCAAGTGCGCCCGGCAGAGCCGGCAGGTAAAGCCAAGCCAGCAGGAGAAGTGCGTGTTAAAACCTTGGAAGAAATCAAGCGGGAGAAAGCTCTGCGGATGCAGCAGAGTGGAGGAAAagtgccagctccaccagcacaacCTGAACCTGCCCCGACAGGGAGGAGGTTGTTACGGATCACAAAGCTAATAG cacctggaagagaagaaaagaagatagtggAATTGAGCAAGCCTTTTCCCAAAGCTGTCTCTGCACCCGCAGAG AGTGCAACTAATTCCAAAGTTCAAGTGAAGAGCCTTGAAGAGATAATGTGGGAGAAGCGGCAGCTGAAGCAACGCCAAGAAGAGAAGcttcagaaggaagcagctgctgtgccaTCTCCTGTTGAACAGGCAATCAAGGATAAAAGTCGAGCATCAGGGAGTCCTGAATCCAGTGTGGTTTCAGGGTCAGCTTATCAGCTTCCAAAGAGGATATTGGTGAAATCTCCGGGAGATGGGGTTGAAAGCCCAGGAAAGGGTGCTGCCGTATCACCAGGGAAACGGGCAGCTCAACTCCAGGAATGGAAAGCTGAAA ccaaatggaaggtgtgcctgaagcctttggatgggaaagccaccttccccacaaagcagccactgaaacgtaaggcagccgagagtcatccctctgccgtggcggctgtgaagccattgagtgccactggtggcgacgggaaggagccttcagctaaaaaagcagct gccattgttccggctttgccagaggacagcctcctctccatacgtgggagagaaaaaccccaagccag tcctgaactgcaccttggaagccaggcagactctgtggcacagtcagaggtcacaagctcgacctcagcttcctcacaagtagcggtaaagacacagcagctgagctccacaggggcctgggaagcccccttctctgtagaagacgactttgagaagtttctttgggaaatctcaggaggcaaactggaagatGAAGTTGATGTGGACCCAGAGAATGAGGAGGATGACTTCTTCATGGAAATTGGTGAACTGATTGacggctga